The following are from one region of the Haloactinomyces albus genome:
- a CDS encoding type I polyketide synthase, whose amino-acid sequence MSEKREAGHKEPIAVIGTSCRLPRASNPDDFWKLLRDGVDTITEPPENRWESDEDDPYFGGFLENVGHFDASFFGISPREAASMDPQQRIILELAWSALENARICPGDLEGTRTAVFVGSIWDDYSILSSRLDDRELNQHSIIGSHRGIIANRVSYALGLRGPSMVIDTGQSSSLVAVHNGCESLHRGESSLAIVGGVNLTLAPESTVRSARFGGLSPDGRCFTFDARANGYVRGEGAATVVLKPLSHALRDGNPVLCTILGSAVNNDGATFGLTVPGREGQEEVLREAYEQAGVDPGEVQYVELHGTGTRVGDPIEAAALGNVLGDHRTSDSPLLVGSAKTNVGHLEGAAGITGFLKTALSIAHRQLPASLNFETPNPEIPLDTLGLRVCGQLDEWPDEQQGLVAGVSSFGMGGTNCHVVLAEAPKTPSVPSGTEDTDPKYDETAALPWVLSAKTKRGLAAQAARLRSHLEERPDLSVRDVAYSLATTRTHFTRRAAVVAADRDRGLAGLHALATNTPSPDVLLPGTATRSETGKKVFVFPGQGSQWAGMARDLVNTSPVFTQQLHACAEALAPHTDWDLLETITTDHGAELLDRVDVVQPALWAMMISLATLWRAHGIEPDAVLGHSQGEIAAAHIAGALSLDDSARIIALRSQAIRTLAGTGGMASINLPAHEIHTRLQTPHTTDLHIAAINSPTSTVIAGPTEQITTFLTTCNTDNIHARTIAVDYASHSPHVAPARHRILTDLAPITPQPATIPFHSTVTGTHLNTTHLDATYWYNNLANTVHFHDTAQNLTETGHTLFIEISPHPVLTTPLTDTLENTPATTISTLRRHEHTPTQFTTALTQAHLHGHSPTWTTLTPHAHHIELPTYAFQRRHYWLQSPTTTGEPIAADSSPATPSESEPESDLADASLRKRLSELSGSARQNALVELVAAQAAAVLGHTSPEEVDVDLNFKELGLESLGAVELRDRLNTVTGLDLPSTVIYARPTLTALAERIEAELFGAEKSPAGGAPVEAGVDEPIAIVATSCRYPGGVRSAEDLWQLLIEGRDAISGFPDNRGWNLDSLDRDEIGKSYVNQGGFLYEADLFDAQFFGISPREAAAMDPQQRLLLETSWEAFEHAGLAQDELPKQEVGVFVGAMPQDYGPRMHERANGSEGYLLTGNTGSVASGRIAYTFGFEGPAVTVDTACSSSLVALHMAVQALRGGECKLALACGTTVMSNPGIFVEFSRQGGLAPDGRCKAFSAEADGTGWAEGVGVLLLERLSEAQANGHQILGLVRGSAVNQDGASNGLTAPNGPSQERVIRQALTNARLTPADIDAVEAHGTGTTLGDPIEAQALQATYGHHHTPQHPLWLGSLKSNIGHTQAAAGVGGIIKMIQALRHRTLPQTLHAHQPTPHIDWHTSNLALLTQPQPWTTHHDQPRRAAISSFGISGTNAHIILEQAPTPTDDNTPNNDNTPTELPLVLSAKNETALHHQAHRLATFLRHNPHLHLRDIAYSLATTRTHFEHRAAIIATDRQQALTGLEALSDNAQLPEVLQGNIRRSRGGLAFVFSGQGSQRVGMGRELHATFPVFAETVDEICTRFDAHLETPLRAVMFADSGSAEADLLDRTVYTQAALFTIECALYRLYEDHGLVPDAVIGHSIGEITAAHVAGVLSLTDAVTLIAARGQTMQAARDDGAMVAIAAGESEVLAALEEHAGRVTIAAVNAPEAVVVSGDADIAESVGAHFTDQGRKARRLNVSHAFHSPHMDSAVERFGQALSEVELHEPRTPLVSNVTGRFAEPGEPTDPEYWAHHIRRPVRFADGITTLAERGTTTYLEIGPDSVLTPMADATLADTTTGATEPLLAAAMRAERPEVSTFLTSVLRMFLDGHRPDWDVVIPHARPVELPTYAFQHQRHWLDTPVNDGDPTSLGALPAQHPLLAATMQLPDDRGWLFTGRLTQTTQPWIPEHAVLDTVLIPGTAYLELASHAAEHTDTPHIDELTLHTPLALSQDTALSLRLHIGEADSGTGHRTLTLHTRTSPDTDAADEWTLHATAILAPTAPEHTPDTDWAINWPPEQAEPVELGGFYERLLGHGYEYGPSFRGLHKAWRHGRDIYAEISLPEDTDNTGYHIHPALLDSALHPLLLDTEDSDVQLPFAWSRPTLHDTRSTHLRARLRGLDNGQASLQLTTDRGSPVAETTLTLRTINPGQLERLHRTGDNGYKLDWTTLQEPPTTGTPDVQVLTGLSLDPAALGDAVPHTLVAPAPDAQDEETPTTAHTMARQAMELVQIFLTESTFDETHLVVTTRGAVSTGVNDAVTNLPASTLWGLVRSAQLEHPERITILDLDPNEDGRPAPEVVSRALATSEPQLAQRGKTLHAPRLSRAVVRSGDVGGTELDPAGTVLITGGTGTLGALIAHHLVTHHDITHLHLTSRRGPHAPGATQLQHDLEQLGAHVTITAADLSDPHTTHQLIHTIPTTHPLTAIIHTAGVLDDTVLTTMTPTQLHTTLTPKVDAAWNLHTATTDHDLAAFILYSSATGTLGNPGQANYAAANTFLDALAHHRHTHGLPATSLAWGLWTESSTLTEGLRTHDITRIRRSGLTPLTNHDGLTLFDTALHHNQPYLFASHLDRQQLRHQANTNTLPTILTNLAPHQPTNQHHTKPHTASNSRTLTEQLAELDPTAQHELLRTTLQTHIAAVLALPDPNTIDVSQGLMEMGFDSLTAVELRNRLNTATGLRLPSTFALNYPTADAMSDYLATELCAPTTGDTAEESADDEKVRTTIATIPVERIRESGLLEPLMKLAEQTEESDNQHVAERSGQIASADVDALIKMAFSQNDS is encoded by the coding sequence ATGAGCGAAAAGCGCGAGGCGGGACACAAGGAGCCCATTGCAGTCATCGGGACGTCATGCCGGTTACCGCGGGCTTCGAACCCCGATGATTTCTGGAAGCTGCTTCGAGACGGTGTCGACACGATCACGGAACCACCCGAGAACCGGTGGGAATCCGATGAGGACGACCCATACTTCGGTGGTTTCCTCGAAAATGTCGGCCATTTCGACGCATCGTTTTTCGGAATCTCTCCCCGAGAAGCCGCTTCCATGGACCCGCAGCAGCGGATCATTCTCGAGCTCGCCTGGAGTGCCCTCGAGAACGCCCGGATATGTCCTGGCGACCTCGAGGGCACTCGCACAGCCGTGTTCGTCGGTTCCATCTGGGACGACTACTCGATACTGTCGAGCAGACTCGACGACCGGGAATTGAACCAGCATTCGATCATCGGCTCACACCGCGGTATCATCGCCAACCGGGTCTCCTACGCTCTCGGCCTGCGCGGACCCAGCATGGTGATCGACACGGGACAATCGTCCTCGCTCGTCGCGGTGCACAACGGCTGCGAGAGCCTCCACCGGGGTGAATCGAGTCTTGCCATCGTCGGCGGCGTCAACCTCACCCTCGCTCCGGAAAGCACGGTGCGGTCCGCCAGATTCGGTGGACTCTCCCCGGACGGACGTTGCTTCACTTTCGACGCCCGCGCCAACGGCTACGTCCGGGGAGAGGGTGCGGCAACCGTGGTGCTCAAACCCCTTTCCCACGCGCTCCGGGACGGTAATCCGGTACTGTGCACGATCCTGGGCAGCGCGGTCAACAACGACGGTGCCACCTTCGGGTTGACGGTGCCCGGCCGCGAAGGTCAGGAAGAGGTACTGCGGGAAGCCTACGAACAGGCCGGAGTGGATCCGGGCGAAGTCCAGTACGTCGAACTGCACGGCACGGGCACTCGCGTCGGCGATCCGATCGAGGCGGCCGCGCTCGGGAACGTGCTCGGTGACCACCGCACCTCCGACTCCCCACTCCTGGTCGGTTCGGCGAAAACGAATGTCGGCCATCTGGAGGGCGCAGCCGGTATCACCGGGTTCCTCAAGACCGCTCTCAGCATCGCGCACCGGCAACTCCCGGCAAGCCTCAACTTCGAAACGCCCAACCCGGAGATTCCCCTGGACACCCTGGGCCTGCGGGTCTGCGGGCAACTCGACGAATGGCCGGACGAGCAGCAGGGACTCGTCGCGGGGGTTTCCTCGTTCGGCATGGGCGGCACCAACTGCCATGTCGTACTCGCCGAAGCCCCGAAGACGCCTTCCGTGCCGAGCGGCACCGAGGACACGGACCCGAAGTACGACGAAACCGCGGCGCTTCCCTGGGTCCTGTCGGCCAAGACCAAGCGCGGGTTGGCCGCTCAGGCTGCCCGACTGCGTTCCCATCTCGAAGAACGGCCCGACCTGAGCGTCCGGGACGTGGCCTACTCGTTGGCCACCACCCGCACCCACTTCACACGGCGCGCGGCGGTGGTCGCCGCCGACCGGGATCGCGGGTTGGCAGGCCTGCACGCGCTCGCCACCAACACTCCGTCCCCCGACGTTCTGCTCCCCGGTACGGCGACTCGGAGCGAAACGGGCAAGAAGGTCTTCGTCTTCCCCGGCCAAGGCTCGCAATGGGCAGGCATGGCCCGCGACCTCGTCAACACCTCCCCCGTATTCACCCAACAACTCCACGCCTGCGCCGAAGCCCTGGCCCCCCACACCGACTGGGACCTCCTCGAAACCATCACCACCGACCACGGAGCCGAACTCCTCGACCGAGTCGACGTCGTCCAACCCGCCCTCTGGGCCATGATGATCAGCCTCGCCACCCTATGGCGCGCCCACGGCATCGAACCCGACGCCGTCCTCGGACACTCCCAAGGCGAAATCGCCGCCGCCCACATCGCCGGCGCACTCTCCCTGGACGACTCCGCCCGCATCATCGCCCTACGCTCCCAAGCCATCCGCACCCTGGCAGGCACCGGCGGCATGGCCTCCATCAACCTCCCCGCCCACGAAATCCACACCCGCCTACAAACCCCCCACACCACCGACCTCCACATCGCCGCCATCAACAGCCCCACCTCCACCGTCATCGCCGGCCCCACCGAACAAATCACCACCTTCCTCACCACCTGCAACACCGACAACATCCACGCACGCACCATCGCCGTGGACTACGCCTCCCACAGCCCCCACGTCGCCCCCGCACGCCACCGCATCCTCACCGACCTCGCCCCCATCACCCCCCAACCAGCCACCATCCCCTTCCACTCCACCGTCACCGGCACCCACCTCAACACCACCCACCTCGACGCCACCTACTGGTACAACAACCTCGCCAACACCGTCCACTTCCACGACACCGCCCAAAACCTCACCGAAACCGGCCACACCCTCTTCATCGAAATCAGCCCCCACCCCGTCCTCACCACCCCCCTCACCGACACCCTCGAAAACACCCCCGCCACCACCATCAGCACACTCCGCCGCCACGAACACACCCCCACCCAATTCACCACCGCCCTCACCCAAGCCCACCTCCACGGCCACAGCCCCACCTGGACCACCCTCACCCCCCACGCACACCACATCGAACTCCCCACCTACGCGTTTCAGCGTCGGCACTACTGGCTGCAGTCCCCGACCACCACGGGAGAGCCCATCGCTGCCGACAGTTCCCCCGCCACGCCCTCCGAGTCCGAACCGGAGTCCGATCTCGCCGATGCGAGCCTGCGGAAGCGGCTGAGCGAGCTCTCCGGATCCGCTCGGCAGAATGCGCTGGTGGAACTGGTCGCAGCCCAAGCCGCCGCCGTTCTCGGCCACACCTCCCCGGAGGAAGTCGACGTCGACCTGAACTTCAAGGAACTGGGCCTGGAGTCCCTCGGAGCAGTGGAGCTCCGAGACCGTCTCAACACCGTCACGGGGCTCGATCTGCCCTCGACCGTGATCTACGCTCGTCCGACGCTCACCGCGCTGGCCGAACGGATAGAGGCGGAGCTTTTCGGCGCGGAAAAGAGCCCCGCAGGCGGAGCGCCTGTCGAAGCCGGTGTCGACGAGCCGATAGCCATCGTCGCCACATCCTGCCGTTACCCGGGCGGGGTGCGCTCGGCTGAGGATCTGTGGCAACTGCTCATCGAGGGCCGAGACGCGATCTCCGGCTTCCCCGACAACCGGGGATGGAATCTGGACAGCCTGGACAGGGACGAGATCGGGAAGTCGTACGTCAACCAGGGCGGCTTCTTGTACGAGGCCGACCTGTTCGACGCGCAGTTCTTCGGCATCAGCCCACGGGAGGCCGCCGCCATGGACCCCCAGCAGCGGCTCCTGCTGGAGACGAGCTGGGAGGCATTCGAGCACGCGGGGCTGGCACAGGACGAGCTGCCCAAGCAGGAGGTCGGCGTCTTCGTCGGTGCGATGCCACAGGACTACGGGCCACGCATGCACGAGCGCGCCAATGGTTCCGAAGGCTACTTGCTGACCGGCAACACCGGCAGTGTCGCCTCGGGGCGGATCGCCTACACCTTCGGTTTCGAAGGACCTGCGGTGACGGTGGACACGGCGTGCTCCTCGTCGCTGGTCGCGCTGCACATGGCGGTGCAAGCCCTGCGCGGCGGCGAGTGCAAGCTCGCCTTGGCGTGCGGCACCACGGTGATGTCCAATCCTGGTATCTTCGTGGAATTCTCCCGGCAAGGGGGGCTGGCTCCGGACGGTCGGTGCAAGGCGTTCTCGGCGGAGGCCGACGGCACCGGCTGGGCCGAGGGTGTCGGGGTGCTGCTACTGGAACGGCTCTCCGAAGCCCAAGCCAACGGACACCAAATCCTGGGCCTGGTACGTGGCTCGGCGGTCAACCAGGACGGCGCCAGCAACGGACTCACCGCACCGAACGGGCCCTCCCAAGAACGAGTCATCCGCCAAGCCCTGACCAACGCCAGACTCACCCCCGCCGACATCGACGCCGTCGAAGCCCACGGCACCGGCACCACCCTCGGCGACCCCATCGAAGCCCAAGCCCTCCAAGCCACCTACGGCCACCACCACACCCCCCAACACCCCCTCTGGCTCGGCTCCCTGAAATCCAACATCGGCCACACCCAAGCCGCCGCCGGCGTCGGCGGGATCATCAAAATGATCCAAGCCCTCCGCCACCGCACACTCCCCCAAACCCTCCACGCCCACCAACCCACCCCCCACATCGACTGGCACACCAGCAACCTCGCCCTCCTCACCCAACCCCAACCCTGGACCACCCACCACGACCAACCCCGCCGCGCCGCCATCTCCTCCTTCGGCATCTCCGGCACCAACGCCCACATCATCCTCGAACAAGCCCCCACCCCCACCGACGACAACACCCCCAACAACGACAACACCCCCACCGAACTCCCCCTCGTCCTCTCCGCCAAAAACGAAACCGCTCTCCACCACCAAGCCCACCGACTGGCCACATTCCTCCGCCACAACCCCCACCTCCACCTCCGCGACATCGCCTACTCGCTGGCCACCACCCGCACCCACTTCGAACACCGCGCCGCCATCATCGCCACCGACCGCCAACAAGCCCTCACCGGACTCGAGGCACTGAGCGACAATGCCCAGCTACCGGAGGTGCTGCAAGGCAACATCCGGCGATCTCGCGGTGGTCTGGCGTTCGTGTTCTCCGGCCAGGGATCCCAGCGAGTCGGGATGGGACGCGAACTCCACGCCACTTTTCCGGTGTTCGCCGAGACCGTCGACGAGATCTGCACACGATTCGACGCCCACCTCGAGACTCCGTTGCGGGCGGTGATGTTCGCCGACAGCGGGAGCGCGGAAGCCGATCTGCTCGACCGGACCGTATACACGCAGGCTGCCCTGTTCACCATCGAATGTGCGCTTTACCGGCTCTACGAGGACCACGGCCTGGTTCCCGACGCTGTCATCGGCCACTCGATCGGCGAAATCACCGCCGCACACGTCGCGGGAGTGCTCTCCCTTACCGATGCGGTCACTCTGATCGCCGCGCGCGGGCAGACGATGCAGGCCGCCCGGGACGACGGAGCAATGGTCGCCATTGCGGCCGGGGAATCCGAGGTGCTCGCCGCACTCGAGGAGCACGCGGGAAGGGTGACGATCGCAGCCGTCAATGCGCCCGAAGCGGTGGTCGTGTCCGGTGACGCCGACATCGCAGAATCCGTGGGAGCCCATTTTACCGACCAAGGGCGCAAAGCGCGGAGGCTGAACGTCAGCCACGCTTTCCACTCCCCACACATGGATTCCGCCGTTGAGCGATTCGGACAAGCTCTGTCCGAAGTAGAGTTACACGAGCCACGGACTCCGCTCGTCTCCAACGTGACCGGACGGTTCGCCGAGCCAGGAGAACCGACCGACCCCGAGTACTGGGCGCACCACATTCGCCGACCCGTACGGTTCGCCGATGGCATCACCACCCTCGCCGAGCGAGGTACGACCACTTACCTGGAGATCGGGCCGGACAGCGTCCTGACCCCGATGGCCGACGCCACTCTGGCTGACACCACGACCGGGGCCACGGAGCCGCTCCTGGCAGCGGCCATGCGCGCCGAGCGCCCCGAAGTCAGCACCTTCCTCACCTCCGTGCTGCGGATGTTCCTGGACGGGCACCGTCCGGACTGGGACGTCGTGATTCCGCACGCCCGCCCCGTGGAGCTACCGACCTACGCCTTCCAGCACCAGCGCCACTGGCTGGATACACCCGTCAACGACGGTGACCCCACATCTCTGGGAGCCCTCCCGGCACAGCACCCGCTGCTGGCAGCCACCATGCAACTGCCCGACGACCGAGGTTGGCTGTTCACCGGCCGACTCACCCAGACGACTCAACCCTGGATCCCCGAGCACGCGGTCCTGGACACCGTGCTCATTCCCGGAACCGCCTACCTCGAGCTCGCCTCCCACGCCGCCGAGCACACCGACACCCCCCACATCGACGAACTAACCCTGCACACTCCACTGGCTCTTTCCCAGGACACGGCGCTGTCCCTCCGGCTGCACATAGGCGAAGCGGACTCCGGAACCGGCCACCGCACCCTCACCCTGCACACCCGGACTTCCCCGGACACCGACGCAGCCGACGAGTGGACACTGCACGCCACCGCCATCCTCGCGCCCACCGCACCCGAGCACACGCCCGACACCGACTGGGCCATCAACTGGCCGCCGGAACAAGCGGAACCGGTCGAGCTCGGCGGGTTCTACGAACGTCTGCTCGGACACGGCTACGAGTACGGGCCCAGCTTCCGAGGTCTCCACAAGGCGTGGCGTCACGGCAGAGACATCTACGCCGAGATCTCCCTGCCCGAGGACACCGACAACACCGGCTACCACATCCACCCGGCTCTCCTCGACAGCGCGCTGCACCCACTCCTATTGGACACCGAGGACAGCGATGTCCAACTTCCCTTCGCATGGTCCCGACCCACGCTGCACGACACCCGCAGCACTCACCTGCGAGCACGGCTGCGCGGACTCGACAATGGGCAAGCCTCTCTGCAGCTCACCACGGACCGAGGCAGCCCGGTAGCCGAAACCACGCTCACCCTACGAACCATCAATCCGGGGCAACTCGAGCGGCTCCACCGCACCGGCGACAACGGCTACAAACTCGACTGGACCACCCTGCAGGAACCGCCCACCACCGGCACCCCGGACGTACAAGTGCTCACCGGGCTCAGCCTCGACCCCGCGGCTCTCGGTGACGCGGTCCCCCACACACTGGTCGCGCCCGCCCCCGATGCCCAGGACGAGGAGACTCCCACCACCGCGCACACCATGGCCCGGCAGGCCATGGAACTCGTTCAGATCTTCCTGACCGAATCGACCTTCGACGAAACCCACCTCGTCGTCACCACCCGTGGAGCGGTCAGCACTGGCGTCAATGACGCGGTCACCAACCTTCCCGCGAGCACGCTCTGGGGCCTCGTCCGCAGCGCACAGCTCGAACATCCGGAGCGGATCACCATCCTGGACCTCGATCCGAACGAGGATGGGAGGCCTGCTCCCGAAGTCGTCTCCCGAGCACTCGCCACGAGTGAGCCACAGCTCGCCCAACGCGGGAAAACCCTGCACGCCCCGCGACTGAGTCGTGCCGTCGTGCGGTCGGGGGATGTCGGGGGCACGGAACTGGATCCCGCGGGCACGGTGTTGATCACCGGTGGCACCGGCACCCTGGGCGCACTCATCGCCCACCACCTGGTCACCCACCACGACATCACCCACCTCCACCTCACCAGCCGCCGCGGCCCCCACGCCCCCGGCGCCACCCAACTCCAACACGACCTCGAACAACTCGGCGCCCACGTCACCATCACCGCCGCCGACCTCAGCGACCCCCACACCACCCACCAACTCATCCACACCATCCCCACCACACACCCCCTCACCGCCATCATCCACACCGCCGGCGTCCTCGACGACACCGTCCTCACCACCATGACCCCCACCCAACTCCACACCACCCTCACCCCCAAAGTCGACGCAGCCTGGAACCTCCACACCGCCACCACCGACCACGACCTCGCCGCCTTCATCCTCTACTCCTCAGCCACCGGCACCCTCGGCAACCCCGGCCAAGCCAACTACGCCGCCGCCAACACCTTCCTCGACGCCCTCGCCCACCACCGCCACACCCACGGACTCCCCGCCACCAGCCTCGCCTGGGGCCTCTGGACCGAAAGCAGCACCCTCACCGAAGGACTCCGCACCCACGACATCACCCGCATACGCCGCTCCGGCCTCACCCCCCTGACCAACCACGACGGCCTCACCCTCTTCGACACCGCCCTCCACCACAACCAGCCCTACCTCTTCGCCAGCCACCTCGACCGCCAACAACTACGCCACCAAGCCAACACCAACACCCTCCCCACCATCCTCACCAACCTCGCCCCCCACCAACCCACCAACCAACACCACACCAAGCCGCACACCGCTTCCAACTCCCGCACCCTCACCGAACAACTCGCCGAACTCGACCCCACCGCCCAACACGAACTCCTCCGCACCACCCTGCAAACCCACATCGCCGCCGTCCTCGCCCTCCCCGACCCCAACACCATCGACGTGAGCCAGGGTCTGATGGAGATGGGTTTCGATTCCCTGACAGCGGTGGAACTGCGCAACCGGCTCAACACCGCCACCGGACTCCGCCTGCCCAGTACGTTCGCACTCAACTATCCGACGGCGGACGCCATGTCCGACTACCTGGCAACGGAATTGTGCGCCCCCACCACCGGTGATACGGCAGAGGAAAGTGCGGACGACGAGAAGGTCCGCACCACGATCGCCACTATTCCGGTCGAACGGATTCGAGAGTCCGGGCTGCTGGAACCGCTGATGAAACTCGCCGAGCAAACCGAAGAGTCGGATAATCAGCACGTTGCGGAACGGAGCGGGCAAATCGCGTCCGCGGACGTCGACGCACTCATCAAGATGGCCTTTTCACAGAACGACTCCTGA